A single window of Chitinophaga sp. XS-30 DNA harbors:
- the rpsP gene encoding 30S ribosomal protein S16, with amino-acid sequence MPVKIRLQRHGAKKRPFYFIVVADARAPRDGKFIQKIGTYNPLTVPASINIDTQKALRWLQKGAQPTDTVRRILSFKGVLYLKHLLRGVKLGLFDEPTAYTKFEQWQADHEQKVSARRESQRRASRPVAPIVRKVEDAPAAPAASSEDEGSAEA; translated from the coding sequence ATGCCAGTAAAGATCAGATTACAGAGACACGGCGCGAAAAAGAGACCTTTTTACTTTATTGTTGTGGCTGATGCCCGCGCGCCCAGGGATGGTAAATTCATCCAGAAAATCGGTACCTACAATCCTTTGACCGTACCGGCCTCCATCAATATCGATACGCAGAAAGCGCTCCGCTGGCTGCAGAAAGGTGCACAACCTACCGATACTGTTAGAAGGATCCTTTCTTTCAAAGGCGTATTGTACCTGAAACACCTCCTGAGAGGGGTGAAACTCGGCCTGTTCGATGAGCCTACGGCTTACACCAAATTCGAACAATGGCAGGCAGATCACGAACAGAAAGTATCTGCCCGTCGTGAAAGCCAGAGAAGAGCTTCCCGTCCGGTTGCTCCCATCGTAAGAAAAGTGGAAGACGCTCCGGCTGCTCCCGCTGCTTCTTCTGAAGACGAAGGATCTGCTGAAGCTTAA
- the rimM gene encoding ribosome maturation factor RimM (Essential for efficient processing of 16S rRNA), with the protein MANYFNIGKLSAVYGTEGEFILRHSLGKKTSLKDIAAVFIEDRKDSFLPYFIEKTRAKDTEHLYIKLEGIDTREAARKLLQKGIYLEEVDFKGLASASAPLSLLGFNVTDKQHGPLGEISEIIEMPLQVLAKVMFREKEMLLPLNEQTLLKIDKKQQTVHLDLPDGLLDIYLG; encoded by the coding sequence ATGGCTAATTATTTTAATATCGGGAAGCTTTCCGCCGTGTATGGCACGGAAGGGGAATTCATCCTCAGGCACAGTCTCGGTAAGAAAACTTCCCTGAAAGATATTGCAGCTGTTTTCATTGAAGACCGGAAAGACAGCTTTTTGCCGTATTTCATCGAGAAAACCAGGGCAAAGGATACGGAGCATCTGTACATCAAGCTGGAAGGCATAGATACCCGGGAAGCCGCCAGGAAGCTGCTGCAAAAGGGCATTTACCTGGAAGAGGTGGATTTCAAGGGTCTGGCATCGGCCTCCGCGCCCCTGTCACTCCTCGGATTCAATGTAACGGACAAACAGCATGGTCCCCTCGGCGAAATATCCGAGATCATCGAAATGCCCCTGCAGGTATTGGCCAAGGTAATGTTCAGGGAAAAGGAGATGTTGCTCCCGCTCAATGAACAGACCCTCCTGAAGATCGATAAAAAACAGCAGACCGTTCATCTGGACCTGCCGGACGGGCTGCTGGACATCTACTTAGGTTAA
- the trmD gene encoding tRNA (guanosine(37)-N1)-methyltransferase TrmD gives MRIDIITVLPELLESPFAHSIMKRAKNKGLLEVNVHNLRGYSNFRQQQVDDYQFGGGAGMVMMIEPLVNAIESLQKEVTYDEVIYLTPDGQTFNQKMANGLSLKGNLLLICGHYKGIDERVREHFVTMEISIGDFVLSGGELAAAIVVDAIGRLLPGVLNDETSALFDSFQDNLLAPPVYTRPEDFRGWKVPPILLSGDHRKIDEWRHEEALRRTKERRPDIQSRD, from the coding sequence ATGCGGATAGATATCATCACCGTACTGCCGGAACTGCTGGAAAGCCCGTTTGCGCATTCCATCATGAAGCGTGCGAAGAATAAGGGACTGCTGGAAGTGAACGTGCATAACCTGCGCGGTTATTCCAATTTCCGGCAGCAGCAGGTGGACGATTACCAGTTCGGCGGCGGCGCCGGCATGGTGATGATGATAGAGCCGCTGGTGAACGCCATCGAGAGCCTGCAAAAAGAAGTGACCTACGACGAGGTCATCTACCTGACCCCGGATGGGCAGACCTTTAACCAGAAAATGGCCAACGGCCTGTCCCTCAAAGGGAATCTGCTGCTGATCTGCGGCCATTACAAGGGGATAGACGAGCGGGTAAGGGAACATTTCGTGACTATGGAGATATCCATCGGGGATTTTGTGCTGTCCGGCGGGGAGCTGGCCGCTGCTATTGTGGTAGATGCCATCGGCCGCCTGCTGCCGGGGGTGCTGAATGACGAGACCTCCGCCCTGTTCGATTCCTTTCAGGATAACCTGCTGGCGCCGCCGGTGTACACGCGGCCGGAGGACTTCCGGGGCTGGAAGGTGCCGCCCATACTGCTCAGCGGCGATCATCGGAAGATCGATGAATGGCGCCATGAAGAGGCGCTCCGGCGGACAAAGGAGCGCAGGCCGGACATCCAGTCCCGCGACTGA